One Misgurnus anguillicaudatus chromosome 20, ASM2758022v2, whole genome shotgun sequence DNA segment encodes these proteins:
- the LOC129455770 gene encoding C3a anaphylatoxin chemotactic receptor-like: MTFITTSQVSHHDLTHHEKNTLDIVCYTIIILLGTTGNSVVIWVAGVRMKPNVTNTWLLNLAVADLIFCFTRVTSLISICIDHWPFGVFLCKFNGFFKYANMFCSVFLLAVISVDRVICVWCPVFARKKRTLCAARVISLGVWFVALIFSSPYIVYREVFTRNNMSLCSMKEKEAVGGSSAKYVYYYIRFFCGFVFPFLVIFICYTLAAVGIRRTRISGKSRPLRILALLVFAFFLCWAPYHILGLLKLRNENHPLVKLGWRMASNVAYFNSCVNPMLYFCTGLNLRQRCNQSLLGIFYRALTEEGRTLSQDTTMEEQSNCVLKAADTVHHTHA, translated from the exons ATGACCTTCATTACAACTTCTCAAGTGTCCCATCACGATTTAACCCATCATGAGAAAAATACTCTGGACATTGTCTGTTACACCATCATTATTCTCTTAGGCACCACTGGGAACTCGGTGGTTATTTGGGTGGCCGGCGTCCGTATGAAACCCAATGTCACCAACACATGGTTGCTTAACCTCGCTGTGGCTGACCTGATCTTCTGCTTTACACGAGTGACCTCACTCATCAGTATATGCATTGACCACTGGCCCTTTGGAGTCTTTCTCTGCAAGTTTAATGGCTTCTTCAAGTACGCCAACATGTTCTGCAGTGTTTTTCTTCTGGCTGTCATCAGTGTGGATCGAGTGATCTGTGTGTGGTGCCCAGTGTTCGCTAGGAAGAAACGGACGTTATGTGCTGCTCGTGTGATCAGTTTGGGGGTTTGGTTTGTGGCGCTGATCTTCAGTTCACCGTACATTGTCTACCGAGAGGTCTTTACTAGGAACAACATGAGCCTCTGCTCAATGAAG GAAAAAGAAGCAGTTGGAGGAAGTTCAGCAAAGTATGTTTACTACTACATTCGCTTCTTTTGTGGATTTGTGTTTCCTTTCCTTGTGATCTTTATCTGCTACACACTGGCTGCTGTTGGGATTCGCAGAACAAGAATCTCCGGCAAATCAAGGCCTCTTCGGATTCTTGCTTTATTGGTTTTTGCCTTTTTCTTATGCTGGGCACCTTATCACATCCTAGGTCTTCTTAAATTGAGGAATGAAAACCACCCATTGGTAAAGTTAGGATGGCGTATGGCTTCAAACGTAGCCTATTTCAACAGCTGTGTGAACCCAATGTTGTACTTCTGCACGGGACTGAATCTCAGACAACGCTGTAATCAAAGCCTGTTAGGGATTTTTTACAGAGCTCTTACTGAAGAAGGCCGAACGTTGTCCCAGGACACCACTATGGAGGAACAGTCAAACTGTGTTTTAAAAGCTGCTGATACAGTTCACCACACACATGCATGA
- the LOC141351505 gene encoding formyl peptide receptor-related sequence 4-like: MSFNTSVAHQSKVYHEKTTLDIVCYTIIVLLGTTGNSVVIWVAGILLKPSINNVWLINLAVADLIFCMTQMISLITIFIGYWPFGDFICKLKAFLMYANMFCSVFLLAVISVDRVICVWCPIFTRKRRTLYAARLISLGVWIVAVIFSSPYFAFWKVYLDKNNNSRCSVKRQVKGSETEYFTYIRFFCGFLFPFLVIFICYTLAAIGIRRTRLSGKSRPLRILALLVVAFFLCWAPYHILRLKKLWNRTDTYGIWHMATNLAYFNSCVNPILYFCMGLNLRRRSGQSLFGIFHRALKEGQILSQNTTIEECSSRPLSLELEPVSPPC; encoded by the exons ATGAGCTTCAATACGTCTGTTGCCCATCAATCCAAAGTTTACCATGAGAAAACTACATTGGACATTGTCTGCTACACCATCATTGTTCTCTTAGGCACCACTGGGAACTCTGTGGTCATCTGGGTGGCCGGCATCCTTTTGAAACCCAGCATAAACAACGTATGGCTGATCAACCTGGCCGTGGCTGACCTGATCTtctgcatgacacaaatgatcTCTCTTATCACCATTTTCATTGGCTACTGGCCGTTTGGAGACTTTATCTGCAAGTTAAAGGCCTTTTTGATGTATGCCAACATGTTCTGCAGTGTTTTTCTTCTGGCTGTCATCAGTGTGGATCGAGTGATCTGCGTGTGGTGCCCAATATTTACCAGGAAGAGACGGACTTTATATGCTGCTCGTCTGATCAGTTTGGGGGTTTGGATTGTGGCAGTGATCTTCAGTTCACCATACTTTGCATTTTGGAAGGTCTACCTTGACAAGAACAACAACAGCAGATGCTCAGTAAAG AGACAAGTAAAGGGCAGCGAGACTGAGTATTTTACCTACATTCGCTTCTTTTGTGGATTTCTTTTTCCTTTCCTGGTGATCTTCATCTGCTACACACTGGCTGCTATTGGGATTCGCAGAACGAGACTCTCCGGCAAATCAAGGCCTCTCCGGATTCTCGCTTTATTGGTTGTTGCATTTTTCTTATGCTGGGCACCTTATCACATCCTACGTCTCAAAAAGCTATGGAATAGAACCGACACATATGGGATATGGCATATGGCTACAAACTTAGCTTATTTTAACAGCTGTGTGAACCCAATTCTTTACTTTTGCATGGGACTGAATCTCAGGCGACGCAGCGGTCAAAGCCTGTTTGGGATTTTTCACAGAGCTCTTAAAGAAGGTCAAATTCTGTCACAGAACACCACAATAGAGGAATGTTCAAGTAGGCCTTTATCACTAGAATTGGAACCTGTGTCACCACCATGTTAA